AAGTATCAGTGATGAAGATATCGCTATAATACTTCAAAAGGGAGAGGCAAAAGCCAAACAGGAAGCGTCACAAAAGATGCAAGCAGTTAATAAAGCTATTTTTGAGGTAAGCTGTGCAACAAATAATTGACACTATTGTGGAGAGGTTTAAAAACGATTCCTATTTGATTATTCTTTTTGGCTCTTATGCAGCCCATAAACAACACAGAGATAGCAATCTTGATATCTACATTGTAACAAAGGATAATATATTTCCAAACAATTGGACCCAAAAGAGTCAGATTTATCTCAAATATGCCAGAAAAATAAGCGATTTGCAAAAAATAATACCAATAGATTTAATCGTCCATACACAACCAATGTATAAAAAATTTGTTGAACTTCAAAGTTCTTTTAGTAAAAAAATTTTCCAACAAGGCATAGTTTTATGGGACGCGAAATTGCACAAGAGCGGCTAAATGCCGCAAAAGATAATCTTTTGGTTATGGAAGAAATTATTTCCAACCCCCACTTAACACACATGGTTGCTTTTCATGCTCAACAAACTATAGAAAAGTGTCTTAAAGCGTATCTTGAAGCAAACGAGAGTGAAGTGCCAAAAATTCACAAACTTGAGACACTCTTTCAAAGAACAGAAATTCCCTATAATCAAGATTTGATCGAGTTGTTAGATGCTTTGTATATTGAAGCAAGATATCCTGGAGATTTAGGACTTTTGCCATCTGGTAAACCTTCAATAAAAGAGGCCCAAAAATTTTATGAATACGCAAAAGAGATATTTACCATACTTGAACAAAGGATCAACCAATGAAACGCTATTTGGGAAACAGAAAAAAACTCAAAATCTATATTGACAATGACGATAAAAGCGATGGCAAACCTCTATGGCAAGCTATATTACAACAAGCAAAAGAGTATGGCATTGCTGGTGCTACTGTCTATAAAGCAGTAGCCGGCATGGGAGCACACAGTGAATTGCACTCTTTCAATGTCTGGAGTATGAGCCAAACACTTCCTTTAATCATTGAATGTATCGATACGGAAGCAAAAATAAGAGGTTTTTTGACTTCGATAGAATCGCATCTGCAAGAGGCACTTGTCACATTGCAAGATGTGGAGGTACTTTTATATAAACATCCAAAGTTTGAGCAATGAACTTCTCAGTTATCTTTGCGGTAGGCATTGGTGGCTTTTTTGGAGCGATTTCCAGGTTCCTCATCGCTACCTGGATGCAAAAAATCACCCATTCTCTCTTTCCAGTCGGAACCCTCACTGTCAATGTTTTAGGAAGTTTCATCATCGGCTTTTTGTATATGTATTTCGAACAATCCATCAATCCGATTTACAAAGCTATGTTCATCACTGGATTTTTGGGAGCACTTACAACATTCAGCACTTTTAGTCTAGAAACCTTGTTGATGATTCAAGACGGTTTATGGATAAGAGCGTTTTTGAATATTCTTCTTAATGTTATATTGACCATTTCAAGCACATTTGCTGCTATAATACTCTTCAAAAAAATGTATGGAGGGCTATAATGTATAAAATCGTAATGGACAAAATGTGCGGATGTGCAAAAAAAGACACAAAGCTTCATGAGAAGTGGCTTGACAAGAGCTTTGCGACAAAAGAGGAAGCTGAAATCGAAGCGCTTCGACTAGCAAACCATGCCAATGCCAACTGGTGCAAAAAACATAGATTTTACGCTTATGAGGATGGTGATCAGATTAGAATCTCTGTGGAGATGAGCTGCCCTAAAGAGATCTGATGTTTCAACTGCCTCCTATTCACACTACATCTGATGGAGATATCAGAAAAGCCGGGTTTGAGATCGAATATACCGGTCTCAAACCTATTCAAACTGCACATATCATCCAAGACCTCTTTGGCGGTACAACCGAGGTGATCGATGAGTATGAAACCCGTATAAAAGAGACACAATTTGGCAATTTTTCTATTTATCTCGATTCCGTCTATTTAAGAAAAACAAGCAATCATTATCTTTTCAAAGATTTCGATCTGTTTAAAGAGCTCATCTATTCTCTTTCGGAATTGGTCATTCCCTATGAAATTGTTACTCCACCGATTCCGTTCAATGAACTGGAAAGTGTTGAAAAATTAAAAGACAATCTTCGAGAAAAAGGTGCGAAGGGAACAAGCGCTTCAGCCCTTTACGCCTTTGGGATGCATATCAACATCGAAACGCCCTCTTTTGAAGTTGATACGATTTTGGATATATTGCGAAGCTTTGTTTTACTCCAAGACTATATCATGCAAAAAATCGACGTAGATCTGACAAGGAAACTCACCTGGTTTATCGAGCCATTTGAAAAAGAGTATATCGATATTATTCTCGATTTCGCATACAAACCGACACTTGAAGCCTTCATGCAAGACTATATCTTTTACAATCCTACAAGAAACAGAGCTTTGGATCTTTTGCCACTCCTTGTATATATCAATCCTGATATCAAAAAGCAGCTTCCCGAACAAAAGCTGGATCCAAGACCCGCTTTTCACTATCGTTTACCAAACTCAAAGATCGATGAGCCAGATTGGAGCATCGCATTTGAGTTTAACCAGTGGAGTCTTATGGAAAAAATAGCATTTGAAAAACAAAGACTGTATGATCTGATGCATGAATACTGGGAGTTTCAACATACACCGCTGTGGTTTGTTACAGATCTTTGGATTGAAAAAGTACAAAATTGGCTCGAAAAAAACAGATTGTCGTAACGGGAAGTAGATTTAAAAGTCGAAAAAGCTGGCTTTTTATACAGTTTTTGATCAAAATCTTTCATGCACAACCGATTTTTGTTCATCCAGACAGTACTCTACCAAAATCCTTTGATGCCCTTTTGATCAGTGGCGGTGAAGATATCTGTCCAAAAAGATATGGACTACATCTAGAATGGCCATGTGAAGAGAAAAGGGATGAGATGGAATTAGAGTTGTTTCATCAAGCCTTTGACAAAAAGCTACCAATCTTTGGAATATGTAGAGGAATGCAGCTGATCAATGTTGCCTTGGGAGGCTCGCTTCACCCAAACATTGAAGCTCTGGAGCTTGAGTATCAGCACCCTTACACGCCGCTTCCTTTACAAACCATTACAATCCTACCTCATACAAAACTACATAGGGTTTTACAAACCTCCACCATTAAGGCAAATGCACTACACAATCAAGCCATCAACATCCTTGGCAAAGATCTCCGTATAGCAGCAAAAGATCAAAACGGTATCATTCAAGCTATTGAGCATGAAACGCTTCCGATTTTAGGAGTGCAGTGGCATCCGGAGTATCTTCCTTATATGCGCCCGCACAGAAGACTGTTTGAATATTTTCTCAACACTTCCGAAACTTCTGCCGTCAATAGACTAAAAGATTGAAGGTGTTCGGCTCTTCTTTTTATTTCACTATCTTTTCGATCAAAGCTATAAAATTTGGATTAAACAAAGTCAATGCGAATATCGATATACCTATAAGTACTTTTAAAAGCAGAGTGTTTTGTCTAATCTCTGCTCGCACTTCATTGATCTCGGCCCGGACTTCATTAATCTCTGCTCGCACTTCATTGATCTCGGCTCGAACAAACTCTTTTGTAGCAAGTTCATTTCTTAATTCATTGTAGAGTTCAGCTTTTAGATTCTCTTTTTTTTGCGCTATCTCTTTTTGGCTCTCTTGCTGTATAATATCCAAAAATCTCTCGATTGTATTGACTAACTTTTCTGCACTCTCTTTTCCTACATTTTTTACCAACTCCTCAAAAAGCTCTCTAGGTATTGTGTAGTGCATCTTGTGCCTCTTTTTAAGATAATATCAATTTATTATAGCAAAATCGAAACTCTGAATTTTTTATGGTTGCAGTTCAAACCTTTAAAAGTATATTTGCACTATAATTATTAAAAAACAGTTTTGGAGGCGGTATTGATCGATCTAAGAGCATTGGAAAAAGACTTTGACACGATTGCAACAAGACTTCAGACAAAAGGCGTAGAAGAAAAAGTTTTGGCTGAACTCAAAGAGCTTTTTGAGGAGTATAAAAAAGAGAAAACTATTTTGCAAGAGCTTCAAACCAAACAAAACTCTCTTTCTAAAATGTTTGGCCAGTATAAAAGAGAAGGTAAAGATATCAATGAACTCAAAAATGAACTTGAGATCAATAAAGGTAAAATTGCAGCTCATCAAGAAGTGGTACGAGATCTTGAAGAAAAACTCAAAAATATCGCTCTTACCATTCCAAATCCACCGGATCCAGATGTTCCCGTGGGAGAGAATGAGGAAGACAATGTGGTTCTCAAAACTGTTCTTGAGCCAAAAGGATTTGATTTTGAACCAAAAGAGCATTGGGAACTTGGAGAAAAACTAGGCTGGATCGATTTTGAAAGAGGCGTAAAACTTGCCAAAAGCCGATTTAGTGTCTTGAAAAAAGAGGCGGCACGACTGGAGCGGGCCCTCATCAACTTCATGCTTGATCACAACAAAGAATATGGATTTGAAGAGGTTTGCGTTCCTTTCATGGCAAACAGTGCAACCCTTCTTGGAACGGGACAACTTCCAAAATTTGAAGAGGATCTTTTCAAAATCTGCGATGAAGATCTTTATATGATTCCAACAGCTGAGGTTCCGCTAACAAACCTCTATAGAGATGAGATCATCAAGGATTTGGAAGATCCTATCAAGCTCACAGCCTATACGCCATGTTTTCGAAAAGAAGCAGGCAGTGGCGGACGCGATGTGCGAGGGATGATACGACAGCATCAGTTTGACAAAGTAGAACTCGTTGCCATCACAAGACCCGAAGAGAGCGACAAGGTCTTTGATGAGATGGTAAAGTGTGCTAGTAGCCTGTTAGCCAAACTTGGGCTTCCACACCGCCATGTGATGCTATGTACTGGCGATCTTGGCTTTAGCGCTGCAAAAACGATCGATCTTGAAGTGTGGCTACCGGGACAAGGAAAATACAGAGAGATCAGCTCCATATCCAATACAAGAGATTTTCAAGCCCGCCGGGCACAGATACGCTTTAAAGATGGCAAGAAAAACAGACTCGTTCATACGCTTAATGGCTCAAGCCTTGCAGTTGGCCGGACACTCATCGCCATCATGGAAAATTATCAACAAAAAGATGGTAGCATTGCAATACCAAAAGTACTTGAATCGTATCTATAGGAGAGAGTGTGCATAACATCATTTTATGTGGAGGTAGCGGAACAAGACTATGGCCTCTAAGCAGAAAATTGATGCCAAAGCAGTTTGTCAAACTTTTTGACAACCACTCACTTTTCCAAAAAACTCTTCAAAGAAATGCCTCTTTTTCCAAAGAGACTCATATCATTACAAACAAAGAGCACTATTTCATTGCCTTAGATCAGATGGAAGAAATAAATTTTTCGCAAAAAAAACATAGATTTATTCTGGAGCCATTTGGAAAAAACACTGCTCCTGCCATCGCATTCGCCTGTTTTGGTCTTGATCCTAAGGAACTTGTATTTGTTACACCTTCAGATCATCTTATCAAAAATGTACGAGCGTATGAAAAAGCGATAGATGAAGCTAAAAAGCTTGCCAGACAAGGGAAACTTGTCACTTTTGGCATTGTTCCAAATGAAGCTAATACCGGATATGGATATATAGAAGCGAAAGGAAACAGTGTAAAGCGATTTCATGAAAAACCTGACCTTGAAACTGCAAAAAAATATCTTGAAGGAAATAAGCAAAAGACAACGTATTATTGGAATGCCGGAATGTTTCTTTTTCAAGCAGGTACTTACCTCAGTGAACTTCAACAATATGCCCCGAAAGTGTATGAAAATGCTCTCAAAGCGTGCGAAAATGCTACGAATCAGCACAATATGCTTTTCATAAAAGAGCATTTCATGAATAAAATCCCAGACATTTCCATAGACTATGCAGTGATGGAAAAAAGTGATAATATCGCAATGGTTCCAGCCGATATCGGATGGAACGACGTAGGGAGTTTCGATGCCCTTTCTCAAGAGCTTTCGGGAAGCGAAACTATCGAACTACAAAGCAAAAACAATTTTGTTCTTTCAGATAAACCTGTAGCGTTAGTGGACGTGGAAGATCTGATTATCATCGATACAAAAGATGCTTTACTTGTAACAAAAAAAGGCTCAAGCCAAAAAATCAAAAAACTTATTCCCAAAATACAAAAAATCTTCCCCCATCTCGCTTCCCACCACATCGAAGTCCACAGACCATGGGGAACGTATGAGGTGCTTATCGAAGAGGACAACTACAAACTCAAAAAAATTATCGTCAAACCCGGGAAAAGACTCTCATTGCAAAAGCATTTCCATAGGAGCGAACATTGGATCGTAGTTCGGGGTACCGCTGAAGTCACAGTAGGTGATAAAACATACCTTGTACGTCCAAACGAATCAACTTATATCAAACTTGGTGAAGTCCATAGGCTTGCCAATCCCGGGAAAATTCCTGTTGTACTCATCGAAGCACAGGTTGGTGAATATACGGGAGAAGATGATATTGTAAGAATCGAAGATGATTTCAGGAGAGTCTGATTGATACGAGCTCTCGCTCACAACCTCAAACTAAGTATAGAGTTTACAAAAAGGGATCTCAAAGAACGCTATGCAGGAACCAGTTTTGGTCAGTTGTGGCTGCTTATCTCCCCTTTGATCAGCATATTTATTTATACTATCATCTTTTCAGATTTTATGAAGATGAAACTGGGAATAGTAGAAAACAAATATGCATACAGTATCTATCTCATTCCCGGACTTCTGACATGGAACTTTTTTTCCGCCCTTGTATTACGCCTTTCTAACTCTATTTTTGAAAAAGCCCATATCATCAAAAAAATACCAATTCCCATGTATGTTTTTTATCTTTCTATCACACTGACAGAATTTATCATCTATGCCATATCCATGGTTTTGGGAATCCTTTTTTTACTCCTCGTCCATCAACCCATTACCTGGCAATTCTTCACCGTCTTACCTTGTATGATGATTTTGGCATCTCTGTTTGGATTGGGGCTTGGAATGATCTTTTCTCTTTTCAATCCTTTTTTCAAAGATCTCAAAGAGGTTATTCCAATCATTTTGCAGCTGTGGTTCTGGATGACGCCTATCATCTACGTTAAAGAGATGATCTATAGCAAATACCCCTTTTTGGTGGATTACAATCCAATCTACTACTTTATAGAACCGATGCAAAATATATTTTTGTATGGTGACCTAAAAAGAAGTATTGATGTAGCGATTGCTTTATCTTCGGTTTTTATGACGATTTTATTGGCTATGTGGTTATACAAGAAGATGATTAAAGAGATAAAAGATATTATCTAGATGTATGCGAGGCAAAAAGCCTCACATTGGATTAACTGTGTAACATATCATCATGAAAATCGAGTGAACCGACTTGGTCAATCGCTTCATCACTTTCTATTTGATCTTGATGAAGATATACATTTCCTTGTGTATCTTGTGAAACCACGATAACGCCAGTCAAACTCTCTTCGAAACTGATCAAGTCGCTTGAAGAACCTTGAAAATCGTAATCGTTAGTATTATTTGAACTTATTAAGATATCTATTCCTAAAGCATCCTCTTTTTTATCCATCTCTTCAATCAAAGAAAAGACAGGTTGAAAAGTCTCAACATTGTTTACATCGACTGAAACCAATGTTGCAACTATTTTGTTCAGATAATCTCTTTCAATATTGAAATATTCTTGTGCAAGTTGTGGATTGTTCAAAACATCATAGTTCGGCTGAAAAGTCTCTGTTTCGTAATCATACTGGAGATTGTATTTTTGATATAGCTGTTTTTCTTGGAGATCAAAATTCGTTTCTATGTTGGCTAGCTGCTCGAGCATCTGCGTATCGTAATTCGTATGGGTATTGTATAAAGCCAGCTGTTCCCCAACTGACTTTCCCAAAAGATTGAGGTATTCAGCTCGCATTTCAACAGGCATTTTTTCAAGTTCTGCTTTGTCTCCTGCCCACCAGTCATAGGATTGATCCGTTGAATCACTGCTTTGCTGATCGTCACCGCTGTGATCTTCCACTTCGTATTTTATATTTTGCGCCATATTTTTAATAGATGGTACATCTGCTTCCGTTTCAACATTTTTAATCAAATCTTGCATAGTTTTGAGCGTATTTTCATCCACTTTTACATTTTCTATGGTATTTGCAACTTCCTTACAAGCGTCTATTTTAGCTTCAAACGCTTTTGCAGCATGGAATGCGTTATTAAAATCATCATCTGTTTTAAAATAAGGCTTGTAACTATCTGGCTGTGTAGCTATTCCTTTACCGATAAAAACTATCCCGGCAATCGCCTCTCCCAAAGATTGTTTTCCGCTCATAACAAGATTAACCCAACCATCAACACCATCTGGATCTTCTTGATATGATTTATTGAAGAGTGTCTCGTATACAGTAGAGATAATTTCTCTAATATTTTGTGGATCGTGAAGATCGATATTGGCATATTGAGGATACATATTTTGTAAACCAAAAGCATTGACGGCCATTTGTGCTGCATTAAGCATATTACCGGCAAGCTCATTCATGTCTTCATTTTTCGCTACTGCATCATTGTACCAAGTGTCAAGTTCTGCTTTTGATGGGGCCCTTTGAAACATTGCAATGTATAAAGCAGCAACATCATCTCTTGTAAGCATACATTCTCCTTATCTTTTTTATCTTTTATCTATTGTACCACAAAATTTTAAAACCTTTTTCTAAAACTATCTATTTTACGTTGGATAAGACTCAACCCATATGAAAACAGTAAAACAGAGCCAAAGACTGCCCAGTAATATCCTAAACCAGAATGGGTAAATCCAAGTTTTTCCAAAGCCAAAAAGATAAAAAAGTGGGATAAAAAGATCGGATAGGAAAGGGATCCAAAAAAAGAGTCATACTTAAAAGGTATCCTCATTATTAGTGGTATAAATGGAAGAGAAAGAAGCGCCAAGAAAATCTCTCTCACATAGGGATGTGCACTCCATGTAAATGCGACAGATAAGAAGAATATGAGAACAAAAATATATAAAATCTTTAAAATAATGCTATATTTCCCAGTAGCACAAAAAAAACCTACCATAAATATCCACAAAACCCCAAAAATATAACGATAACCAAAATTGTCGGAGTTAAAATGAGGCCATGTTTGGGAAAATGCAAAAAACTCAAATCCCATCGATACAAGCAAAATAGATACAAAAACAAGTGGTTTCCTTACAAATAGATAGAAAAAAAATGGAACCAGTAGATAAAAGTGCCACTCCGTCGAAAGAGACCAGGTAGGAGGAAGAAGCGGATGGGGGAGCAATGAATTTATGATAAATGGATCGAAAACATAGTTGTTGAAAATGAGAAGCGTATTAAGAAAAATCTTACTAAAATCCAACTCCTGATGCAAAAGTGGCACCATCTGTGATGGTCCCCAAATCGCTATCACAAACACTGTCAAAAAAAGAACGATAAGATAAAGAGGAAACAGTCTTAAAATCCGTTTAATATAAAAAAAAAGTATCTGTTTTTGAAAAGAAAGCCCTTTTCTCACCTCCTTGTAAAAGGAAAAATACATCAAATACCCACTGATAAAGTAAAAACAGATTACAGCGCTCACTGCAGGATTGAAACCAAAAGGGAAAGGAGAGTTTGGTAAGTGCGAAAGCATCACCAACCATGCCAAAAAAAACCGAAACGTGCCTAACACCTTACTACTCTTTCGAAAAGTTCCATATGTTTATCTGCCGTTTTTTCCCAATCAAACTGTAGCGCTCTTTTTCGTCCAGCCTCTGCCAATGATTCACTCTTTTTTCGATCCTCAAGCAGAAACTGCAACTTCAATGCGATATCATCCACATCATATGGATCGATATACAATGCAGCATCTCCACACACTTCAGGCAAGGAAGCCACATCGGAGACAATCGTGGCTGTTTGACAGCTCATCGCTTCCAATGGAGGCAATCCAAATCCTTCGTAGAAGGAGGGATATACAAAAACAGATGCAAGATTGTACAATCCGACAAGATCATTCTCACTGACATATCCAAGATATCGGATATTTTCTTGTTCGATAATCTGCATAATCTCTTTATTTTCCCATCCCTTGAATCCTGCAAGAACCAAAGGATATCGCTTTTTCAACGGCTCAGGAAGTTTCATGTATGCTTTGAGCAGATTCAAAAGATTTTTTCTTGGCTCGATACTTCCCACAAAAAGAACAAAATCATCTTCCAAAGCAAAACGATCCGTTAAATGTTTCAACTTTTCTTTTGCCAGAGGTTTATACAGATTATGATCAGCCCCAAGATGGATAACCTCTATCTTGCTCTCTTCGCATCCACTCAGTTCAACAATCTCCTGTTTGGAAAAACAGGAATCTGTGATAATCATATCTGCTTCATCGATAGATGAAAAAAGATGTTTGGAAAAGTACTTCACCCGCTCTTTTGGATGCCACTGAGGATAACGAATGATGGACATATCATGAATCGTAACAACTTTTTTTTTGGATCGAATACCTTTTTGAAATATATAATTTGGTTCCCAGTACAGATCATACACATCTTTATTTTTCAGTAGACCCACCATAATACGCAAAGTTTTTTTTACGGCTCTGACTGCTATAGCAGACTCGATAACATGTGTAAATACTCCTCCCTCTTTTGGTTCAAACATTCTTTGTGAAACAAAGCCTCCATACCAAAAAAGAAGATCTTGATCTACTCTTTTGGATATCTCGTAGATATATTTTCCTACGCCGGTAAGAGATTTGGTCAAGGGAAGTGCATCAACGACAATTTTCATACATCTCTTTTATTGTCTGTTCTATCGGTTTTGGTTCTATTTTTCCGATTAGACTATAAAGTTTAGAAGGATCCCCGCACAATACTTCTATATCGTTACTTCTTATAAATTTTGGATTTTGTTGGACTATGGGTGTATAACCACTTATTTTTTCTAAAATTTTCAAAAAATAGGCTACGTCATATACTTTCCCACTACAAATGTTGACTATTTCAGATTTTGCATCACTTTGCAGTAACTTTTCATATACATTACAGACAAATATTACATCATTCATTTCTCTTTTTGTGTGTAGATTGCCTATTTCTATGATGCTGTCTTTTCTTTGAAAAGCCCTGACAAGCTTTGGGACAATGAACTCTTCTCTCTGTCCACACCCTGTGTAATTAAATGGACGAGTTATGATGATAGGTATCTTGTCAAAATATGTCTTTGCAATCTGCTCGCTAAT
The Nitratiruptor sp. SB155-2 genome window above contains:
- a CDS encoding glycosyltransferase family 4 protein gives rise to the protein MKIVVDALPLTKSLTGVGKYIYEISKRVDQDLLFWYGGFVSQRMFEPKEGGVFTHVIESAIAVRAVKKTLRIMVGLLKNKDVYDLYWEPNYIFQKGIRSKKKVVTIHDMSIIRYPQWHPKERVKYFSKHLFSSIDEADMIITDSCFSKQEIVELSGCEESKIEVIHLGADHNLYKPLAKEKLKHLTDRFALEDDFVLFVGSIEPRKNLLNLLKAYMKLPEPLKKRYPLVLAGFKGWENKEIMQIIEQENIRYLGYVSENDLVGLYNLASVFVYPSFYEGFGLPPLEAMSCQTATIVSDVASLPEVCGDAALYIDPYDVDDIALKLQFLLEDRKKSESLAEAGRKRALQFDWEKTADKHMELFERVVRC
- a CDS encoding acyltransferase family protein, producing the protein MLGTFRFFLAWLVMLSHLPNSPFPFGFNPAVSAVICFYFISGYLMYFSFYKEVRKGLSFQKQILFFYIKRILRLFPLYLIVLFLTVFVIAIWGPSQMVPLLHQELDFSKIFLNTLLIFNNYVFDPFIINSLLPHPLLPPTWSLSTEWHFYLLVPFFFYLFVRKPLVFVSILLVSMGFEFFAFSQTWPHFNSDNFGYRYIFGVLWIFMVGFFCATGKYSIILKILYIFVLIFFLSVAFTWSAHPYVREIFLALLSLPFIPLIMRIPFKYDSFFGSLSYPIFLSHFFIFLALEKLGFTHSGLGYYWAVFGSVLLFSYGLSLIQRKIDSFRKRF
- a CDS encoding GDP-mannose 4,6-dehydratase; this translates as MQTVLITGIDGFTGNHLSQYLQKRGFEVFGTSIEQNGKNIFTCDITKKEQIRQIFQKKSFDYIIHLAAISFVGYADQVKMYEVNAFGVQNLLSALEEQEWTAKKVIITSSATVYGMQRTNKLHEKLCPNPNNHYAYSKYISEQIAKTYFDKIPIIITRPFNYTGCGQREEFIVPKLVRAFQRKDSIIEIGNLHTKREMNDVIFVCNVYEKLLQSDAKSEIVNICSGKVYDVAYFLKILEKISGYTPIVQQNPKFIRSNDIEVLCGDPSKLYSLIGKIEPKPIEQTIKEMYENCR
- a CDS encoding DUF190 domain-containing protein; translated protein: MKRYLGNRKKLKIYIDNDDKSDGKPLWQAILQQAKEYGIAGATVYKAVAGMGAHSELHSFNVWSMSQTLPLIIECIDTEAKIRGFLTSIESHLQEALVTLQDVEVLLYKHPKFEQ
- a CDS encoding gamma-glutamyl-gamma-aminobutyrate hydrolase family protein (Members of this family of hydrolases with an active site Cys residue belong to MEROPS family C26.); its protein translation is MARKKQIVVTGSRFKSRKSWLFIQFLIKIFHAQPIFVHPDSTLPKSFDALLISGGEDICPKRYGLHLEWPCEEKRDEMELELFHQAFDKKLPIFGICRGMQLINVALGGSLHPNIEALELEYQHPYTPLPLQTITILPHTKLHRVLQTSTIKANALHNQAINILGKDLRIAAKDQNGIIQAIEHETLPILGVQWHPEYLPYMRPHRRLFEYFLNTSETSAVNRLKD
- a CDS encoding ABC transporter permease codes for the protein MIRALAHNLKLSIEFTKRDLKERYAGTSFGQLWLLISPLISIFIYTIIFSDFMKMKLGIVENKYAYSIYLIPGLLTWNFFSALVLRLSNSIFEKAHIIKKIPIPMYVFYLSITLTEFIIYAISMVLGILFLLLVHQPITWQFFTVLPCMMILASLFGLGLGMIFSLFNPFFKDLKEVIPIILQLWFWMTPIIYVKEMIYSKYPFLVDYNPIYYFIEPMQNIFLYGDLKRSIDVAIALSSVFMTILLAMWLYKKMIKEIKDII
- a CDS encoding HEPN domain-containing protein, with protein sequence MGREIAQERLNAAKDNLLVMEEIISNPHLTHMVAFHAQQTIEKCLKAYLEANESEVPKIHKLETLFQRTEIPYNQDLIELLDALYIEARYPGDLGLLPSGKPSIKEAQKFYEYAKEIFTILEQRINQ
- the crcB gene encoding fluoride efflux transporter CrcB, producing the protein MNFSVIFAVGIGGFFGAISRFLIATWMQKITHSLFPVGTLTVNVLGSFIIGFLYMYFEQSINPIYKAMFITGFLGALTTFSTFSLETLLMIQDGLWIRAFLNILLNVILTISSTFAAIILFKKMYGGL
- a CDS encoding amidoligase family protein, with protein sequence MFQLPPIHTTSDGDIRKAGFEIEYTGLKPIQTAHIIQDLFGGTTEVIDEYETRIKETQFGNFSIYLDSVYLRKTSNHYLFKDFDLFKELIYSLSELVIPYEIVTPPIPFNELESVEKLKDNLREKGAKGTSASALYAFGMHINIETPSFEVDTILDILRSFVLLQDYIMQKIDVDLTRKLTWFIEPFEKEYIDIILDFAYKPTLEAFMQDYIFYNPTRNRALDLLPLLVYINPDIKKQLPEQKLDPRPAFHYRLPNSKIDEPDWSIAFEFNQWSLMEKIAFEKQRLYDLMHEYWEFQHTPLWFVTDLWIEKVQNWLEKNRLS
- a CDS encoding mannose-1-phosphate guanylyltransferase/mannose-6-phosphate isomerase, whose amino-acid sequence is MHNIILCGGSGTRLWPLSRKLMPKQFVKLFDNHSLFQKTLQRNASFSKETHIITNKEHYFIALDQMEEINFSQKKHRFILEPFGKNTAPAIAFACFGLDPKELVFVTPSDHLIKNVRAYEKAIDEAKKLARQGKLVTFGIVPNEANTGYGYIEAKGNSVKRFHEKPDLETAKKYLEGNKQKTTYYWNAGMFLFQAGTYLSELQQYAPKVYENALKACENATNQHNMLFIKEHFMNKIPDISIDYAVMEKSDNIAMVPADIGWNDVGSFDALSQELSGSETIELQSKNNFVLSDKPVALVDVEDLIIIDTKDALLVTKKGSSQKIKKLIPKIQKIFPHLASHHIEVHRPWGTYEVLIEEDNYKLKKIIVKPGKRLSLQKHFHRSEHWIVVRGTAEVTVGDKTYLVRPNESTYIKLGEVHRLANPGKIPVVLIEAQVGEYTGEDDIVRIEDDFRRV
- the serS gene encoding serine--tRNA ligase; the protein is MIDLRALEKDFDTIATRLQTKGVEEKVLAELKELFEEYKKEKTILQELQTKQNSLSKMFGQYKREGKDINELKNELEINKGKIAAHQEVVRDLEEKLKNIALTIPNPPDPDVPVGENEEDNVVLKTVLEPKGFDFEPKEHWELGEKLGWIDFERGVKLAKSRFSVLKKEAARLERALINFMLDHNKEYGFEEVCVPFMANSATLLGTGQLPKFEEDLFKICDEDLYMIPTAEVPLTNLYRDEIIKDLEDPIKLTAYTPCFRKEAGSGGRDVRGMIRQHQFDKVELVAITRPEESDKVFDEMVKCASSLLAKLGLPHRHVMLCTGDLGFSAAKTIDLEVWLPGQGKYREISSISNTRDFQARRAQIRFKDGKKNRLVHTLNGSSLAVGRTLIAIMENYQQKDGSIAIPKVLESYL
- a CDS encoding nucleotidyltransferase domain-containing protein; this encodes MQQIIDTIVERFKNDSYLIILFGSYAAHKQHRDSNLDIYIVTKDNIFPNNWTQKSQIYLKYARKISDLQKIIPIDLIVHTQPMYKKFVELQSSFSKKIFQQGIVLWDAKLHKSG